The Cryptococcus gattii WM276 chromosome B, complete sequence genome has a segment encoding these proteins:
- a CDS encoding Glutamate carboxypeptidase protein, putative (Similar to TIGR gene model, INSD accession AAW40689.1) gives MADPKFLQYVDDHKADYIKRLSKAVSIPSVSGNLSYVKDVEAMGEFLLTQLTSLGVKAEKRAIGTHTLEGKEVDLPPVIIGQIGQDPKKKTLLVYGHYDVQPALLEDGWLYPPFELTPDPNGSGRLYGRGSTDDKGPVMGWLNVLEAHKNLGMELPVNLKVCFEGMEENGSVNLDKFIESEKDKFFAGVDCMCISDNYWLDTKTPCLTYGLRGINYYEIKISGPDRDLHSGVFGGTVHEPMTDLIALMSKLVTPDGQILVTGVKDLIAPITDDERAKFEAIHFQMEDIHAAVGGEVTISDDTVKTLMGRMRNPSLSLHGIEGAFSAPGSKTVIPCSVKGKFSIRLVPNLTVASVTDLVVKYVQEEFKKLGSKNKMEVYLTHGGEPWIADPNHYSYRAAHKATEAVYGQVPDYTREGGSIPVTLDFANILNLNVLLLPVGRGDDGAHSTNEKIDTDNYIRGTKLLGAYMYELAAAQA, from the exons ATGGCCGATCCCAAGTTCCTCCAGTACGTTGACGACCACAAGGCCGACTACATCAAGAGGCTCTCAAAGGCCGTCTCCATTCCCTC CGTCTCGGGAAACCTTAG CTATGTCAAGGATGTCGAGGCTATGGGCGAGTTCCTCCTCACGCAGCTCACTTCTCTTGGTGTCAAGGCAGAGAAGCGGGCGATTGGGACTCACACCCTTGAGGGCAAGGAGGTTGACCTTCCTCCTGTCATCATTGGCCAAATTGGCCAAGACCCCAAAAAG AAAACCCTCCTCGTGTATGGCCACTACGACGTCCAACCCGCTCTCCTCGAAGATGGGTGGCTCTACCCTCCGTTTGAGCTTACCCCGGACCCCAACGGCAGTGGCCGACTTTATGGCCGTGGCTCAACCGACGACAAGGGTCCCGTCATGGGCTGGCTCAACGTTCTCGAGGCGCACAAGAATCTCGGTATGGAGCTTCCAGTCAACCTGAAAGTCTGCTTTGAAGGGATGGAGGAGAATGGGTCTGTCAACCTTGACAAGTTTATCGAATCTGAAAAGGACAAGTTTTTCGCTGGCGTCGACTGCATGTGCATTTCCG ACAATTATTGGCTTGATACCAAGACGCCTTGTCTGACGTATGGTCTCCGAGGTATCAACTATTACGAGATCAAGATTTCAGGTCCTGATAGGGATCTCCACTCTGGTGTCTTTGGCGGTACCGTCCACGAACCCATGACCGATCTTATCGCTCTCA TGTCCAAGCTTGTGACGCCTGATGGCCAGATCCTCGTTACCGGCGTCAAGGACCTCATCGCCCCTATCACCGACGACGAGCGAGCCAAATTCGAGGCTATCCACTTCCAAATGGAAGATATTCATGCCGCTGTCGGTGGTGAGGTTACCATCTCGGATGATACTGTAAAGACT CTTATgggaaggatgaggaaCCCTTCATTGTCTTTGCACGGTATTGAAGGTGCCTTTT CTGCTCCTGGTTCCAAGACTGTGATTCCCTGCTCTGTCAAGG GCAAATTCTCTATCCGTCTTGTACCCAACCTCACTGTTGCCAGTGTCACCGACCTTGTCGTCAAGTATGTCCAGGAAGAATTCAAGAAGCTCGGTTCCAAGAACAAGATGGAGGTTTACCTTACCCACGGTGGTGAGCCTTGGATC GCTGACCCCAAC caTTACTCTTATCGAGCCGCCCACAAGGCCACCGAGGCTGTTTACGGCCAAGTACCCGACTACACCCGTGAAGGCGGTTCCATCCCTGTCACGCTCGACTTTGCCAACATTCTCAACCTTAATGTCTTGCTGTTGCCTGTTGGAAGGGGAGATGACGGCGCTCATTCGACCAATGAGAAGATTGACACTGACAACTATATCCGG GGCACCAAGCTTCTTGGAGCGTATATGTACGAGCTCGCTGCGGCGCAGGCGTAA
- a CDS encoding Hypothetical Protein (Similar to TIGR gene model, INSD accession AAW41274.1) — MANPFSTVKAPPLDHNSNPTGKLGSSKFIILGPNIGQYFEVSSSEGSSCSSSPSTPSRLPNYVNHRPSFDGSKARSSSPTECDEIDWVEYSSPAIEMETCESSNWDSSVSELSEDDSETESSVIITPDRDTRDGQSHRLGIQNIALLLKQTSIRSERPPLKPNRQCSPTTSSHTCVPRDFNCRYSKPCSVFSDSSSSSHATHLEDLRQHKDTVACEACGRGTTIARAKKIMPCQDITCASCFSSSLGAVTVTQSQAKCPICLCLIDTFEAVTLEDIAKLQLCSKEYSMTKLLSPFKRRQGVGPVVMRIDNVAWDITPATVEAFLPRNSLSRSTLQPIHILLDRFDGRTKDYLYIEASTLQAAQIILKTCQNTFMSGGALTSGRKRPVTITPVSHAELIEELRPRSAQELRSLLALCQASVDSGSASKQSTSKYVKSRHGPYYALMSTMSKLNGEQSPSYWDLFYVASGKKGF, encoded by the exons ATGGCCAACCCCTTCTCCACTGTTAAAGCTCCGCCATTAGAC CACAACAGCAACCCAACAGGGAAACTCGGTTCATCCAAGTTCATCATCCTCGGGCCAAATATCGGACAGTACTTTGAAGTATCAAGCTCTGAAGGGTCCAGCTGCAGTTCCTCGCCTTCCACGCCCTCACGTTTGCCCAACTATGTCAACCATCGGCCTTCATTTGACGGGTCTAAAGCCCGTTCCTCCTCGCCGACCGAATGTGATGAAATTGACTGGGTAGAGTATTCATCTCCAGCCATAGAGATGGAGACATGCGAAAGTTCAAATTGGGATAGTAGTGTCTCTGAATTGTCGGAAGACGACTCAGAGACAGAGAGTTCTGTAATTATTACGCCTGACAGAGATACTCGGGATGGTCAAAGTCACCGCTTGGGTATCCAAAATATC GCCCTACTTCTCAAACAGACCTCCATTAGATCCGAACGTCCGCCGTTGAAACCGAATCGTCAATGTTCCCCCACAACTTCAAGCCATACATGTGTTCCTCGTGATTTTAATTGTCGTTATAGCAAACCTTGTTCAGTCTTTTCAGACTCAAGCTCTAGCTCTCATGCCACTCATTTGGAAGACTTGAGACAACACAAAGATACCGTGGCTTGTGAAGCTTGCGGTAGAGGCACGACTATCGCCAGGGCAAAGAAAATTATGCCTTGCCAA GATATCACGTGTGCCTCTTGCTTTTCCTCTAGCCTTGGTGCCGTTACAGTAACCCAGAGTCAGGCCAAATGTCCTATATGTCTCTGCCTAATCGACACCTTTGAAGCTGTCACTCTGGAAGATATCGCAAAGCTCCAACTCTGTTCGAAAGAGTATTCCATGACCAAGCTGCTCTCACCATTCAAACGTCGACAAGGAGTCGGACCCGTGGTAATGAGGATTGATAACGTGGCATGG GACATCACTCCGGCCACCGTTGAGGCCTTTCTTCCGAGAAATTCGTTATCTCGTAGTACCCTTCAACCAATCCATATCCTCCTTGACAGGTTCGATGGACGTACTAAGGACTATCTG TATATCGAAGCCTCGACACTGCAAGCCGCACAAATTATACTCAAAACCTGTCAGAATACCTTCATGTCCGGAGGAGCGCTCACTTCGGGGAGGAAACGGCCTGTTACTATCACTCCCGTATCGCATGCGGAGCTCATAGAAGAACTGCGCCCACGCTCGGCCCAGGAACTTCGTTCGCTACTCGCTCTCTGTCAAGCTTCCGTGGACTCAGGTTCTGCATCCAAACAAAGTACTTCAAAGTATGTAAAGTCTCGCCATGGGCCATACTACGCCTTGATGTCAACAATGAGCAAATTAAATGGAGAGCAAAGTCCTTCCTATTGGGACTTGTTCT ATGTCGCCTCTGGTAAGAAGGGCTTTTGA
- a CDS encoding Hypothetical Protein (Similar to TIGR gene model, INSD accession AAW40685.1), whose product MPRDYSPSIGSASTYSPVLINPSSRPGPSFVPPPPSRRLNLRYAYPLVPLALLDALHTFHYHISAFRGLPGYVLTVGIARALVLFTVGCTQRWRARGGWVGLGGAVSIFMAIWEACTRVLSRNLKDDGSNGLETHLIWFLVMFGGLGTVEYLVFLLLLRLSPSPLRINPLALRLPRSHTQTDMPFAFQTESAILTAGSSKVQRHMHGRNVSNVSRATMRSDWSRCERGVDGEGDVFRVKDQFMEGGAGKDADEDDEDDDGSDEYEDYTSDGQECFPEDDDVSSVSSSSIIDLPPPLSPAALSVPTLPPSLSISSHLGALDTSPVIGPLVRRTRSAKFLGRSWGSSREREVDGEAELGLADSSIRRDQCTREMDEGYGTFND is encoded by the exons ATGCCCCGCGATTACTCTCCCTCTATAGGGTCAGCGTCAACCTACAGTCCCGTACTCATAAACCCTTCATCCCGACCAGGACCTTCCTTCGTCCCGCCGCCTCCTAGTCGCAGGCTCAACCTGCGATACGCCTATCCCCTCGTGCCGCTGGCCTTATTGGATGCGCTGCATACCTTTCATTACCATATCTCTGCCTTTCGAGGTCTTCCCGGCTATGTGTTGACAGTCGGTATAGCCCGGGCTCTTGTACTCTTTACGGTCGGGTGCACCCAACGCTGGCGCGCAAGGGGAGGCTGGGTCGGTTTGGGCGGGGCTGTCAGTATCTTCATGGCGATATGGGAAGCATGCACAAGGGTGCTAAGTCGGAACTTgaaggatgatggaagCAACGGACTAGAGACCCATTTAATTTGGTTTCTTGTGATG TTTGGAGGTTTGGGAACTGTTGAATAT CTCGTATTTCTGTTGCTTCTCCGTCTGTCTCCGTCTCCTCTTCGCATCAACCCCCTCGCCCTTCGTCTTCCACGATCCCATACACAGACAGACATGCCGTTTGCCTTCCAAACCGAAAGTGCCATCCTTACAGCAGGATCGTCAAAAGTTCAAAGACATATGCACGGTAGAAACGTCAGTAATGTTAGTCGAGCAACTATGAGGAGCGACTGGTCGAGGTGTGAGAGAGGCGTggatggagaaggggaTGTATTCCGTGTGAAAGACCAATTCATGGAGGGCGGAGCGGGTAAAGATGcggatgaggatgatgaggatgacgaCGGAAGTGACGAATATGAAGACTATACTTCAGACGGACAGGAATGTTTCccagaagatgatgatgtcTCTTCAgtctcttcctcctccatcatTGACCTCCCGCCTCCTTTATCCCCTGCAGCATTATCTGTGCCGACGCTCCCACCAAGCCTCAGTATATCTTCTCACCTTGGAGCCCTTGATACATCTCCAGTGATAGGGCCTTTAGTCCGGCGCACAAGAAGTGCAAAGTTCTTGGGGCGAAGCTGGGGTAGTTCAAGAGAGCGAGAAGTTGATGGGGAAGCAGAGCTTGGGCTGGCGGACAGTAGTATCAGACGAGATCAGTGTACaagagagatggatgaAGGATACGGGACCTTTAATGACTGA
- a CDS encoding Hypothetical Protein (Similar to TIGR gene model, INSD accession AAW40687.1) gives MPKPTFIQTVLRKPARSYADPHAPLPWSDNYHDAERAHSALSRQPSSLVSAASDTSFGRFPKPRKPTSHVVLRNGEIVHAPVKESLSEIGTSAASVRRTSSTRRTSPVPKPANPVKTIKKKRKIKSDHSHAPVPLRVPADSPPALHSRLSETSSASSSPFVPISPVPALPLTQPKTARPPISPFEKRPTALLTPPASKESTPNSSSQSITPIPRIIDPESDSEDDVFYTPRSSFEITSPMAIGPHADTIQLPDDTAVEMPKAMETPKAVLSATTPVFNLLPPTPAPVPDPTSTPFHSHPASPVPVPIDRSSLHPTSRPSLVPSRLIIPSRNTMEPSPSPPAPPAPPPKDEEDMESASGQAGSSCGTTTATRPSSRAQSIHSSSRRHHHHHHHVPRTSLERTTSRPTSEASFGSGAGSAGAGGGGGSRRSSVAGFGKGGWAAAAASATGGGSRSGATTPVMYLPADGTTGWEGFQPASAAAAAGAGAGGGGGGGARQSRFTPLPSASLPSFDKLVNSPSVYAGGSIGSPSNASASASPNDNNNGNDKRGKNAVSYSSPSEYSQASGSDNLPIPSRSYAKHYTRSDTASQSQSQSQSPLEASPIYPSRTPSPLSSPSPSPSPSQHSSHATSPPLPPKSPLRHSHSPIPPSSGTSTIRPITPTRGAGFEPPSFLHPDILTVLPEMTPQDSERLYRPSPPPILTERSRSRLSMYNQDNRGQASLSRSHSKRSSIFKSSKSEVGYKHGNGQGQGSEVGEEDDGLGELPLPSMIKRSKSAAGGYRLGGSVGSSKGEGSCYADGVLMESHGRDQEHASGYTNLILPLGAYKQSHPAKPTPDLDARILGLPHASMASITLHSTFDHHNATPAHLRDQLPPLVEFSSHAKPPQGGKTGKNQVLVQVYAVAVDQLDVRAVDEKGKGDVGKYVPGRSFVGRALVVGTDEKEVVRGDVVIGLLDIRKSGALAEYILVDRRRVSRAPFPTPLTLEQLSILPLQGIAAARCVRGSLNRQSRAIIINAHTGIAALVCQAMSRAGVSVTAIISGGDDSHDGHQKCIENGANGVLMGSPAAVMINLEENGYDFVFDTQGGQRVYDTARRALKNGGKLVSTKRPEATLNHVPSHMASRPSGIKTLKTVFGSKRKDSKFIVFEYVSPIGSGEPEIDASGMDYRDVMEEPCMAFFKPVLQGEHAVVPFERGAQVFKRQGWDECGVRVVRIIN, from the exons ATGCCCAAGCCCACGTTTATACAGACCGTACTCCGCAAGCCGGCACGCTCATACGCAGACCCACACGCGCCACTTCCCTGGTCAGACAACTACCACGACGCCGAGCGTGCCCACTCCGCCCTATCCCGCCAGCCAAGCTCGCTCGTATCCGCTGCGAGCGATACCTCTTTCGGCAGGTTCCCAAAACCCAGGAAACCCACGAGCCATGTCGTCCTGCGCAACGGCGAGATCGTCCATGCGCCTGTAAAAGAATCCCTCTCGGAAATAGGCACATCGGCTGCATCTGTGCGAAGAACATCGTCTACGCGAAGAACATCTCCCGTGCCCAAACCTGCAAATCCAGTGAAAACTATCAAAAAGAAGCGCAAGATAAAATCTGACCATTCACATGCTCCAGTGCCCCTCCGTGTCCCCGCTGATTCCCCTCCGGCTTTGCACTCGAGGCTGAGCGAAACGTCGTCCGCTTCGTCCTCGCCTTTCGTACCCATCTCCCCTGTTCCCGCCTTGCCGCTAACCCAGCCCAAAACCGCAAGGCCTCCCATATCACCGTTCGAGAAAAGACCTACCGCTCTGCTGACCCCGCCCGCTTCAAAAGAATCGACACCCAACTCGTCTTCCCAGTCAATAACACCTATCCCGCGAATCATCGACCCAGAATCAGATTCAGAAGATGACGTATTCTACACGCCTCGTTCTTCATTCGAAATAACATCGCCGATGGCTATCGGCCCACATGCCGACACTATACAACTCCCCGACGACACCGCTGTGGAAATGCCCAAAGCTATGGAAACGCCTAAAGCCGTGCTGTCCGCCACCACTCCCGTGTTCAACCTCTTACCTCCTACACCTGCACCTGTACCCGATCCGACCTCTACCCCCTTCCACTCTCACCCTGCGTCACCCGTACCGGTACCGATCGATCGGTCGTCGCTTCACCCAACGTCTCGTCCGAGTCTCGTACCGTCTAGGTTGATCATCCCCTCTCGCAACACCATGGAGCCGTCGCCGTCGCCGCCAGCACCGCCAGCGCCTCCTCCAAAGGACGAAGAGGATATGGAAAGTGCATCCGGCCAAGCAGGTTCGTCTTGTGGCACCACCACTGCCACACGGCCATCTAGCAGAGCACAGTCGATCCATTCATCATCGCGCCGCCAccaccatcaccaccaTCACGTACCACGCACTTCGCTCGAAAGGACTACAAGTCGACCGACGTCTGAAGCGTCTTTTGGATCTGGCGCAGGAAGTGCTGGTGCCGGGGGCGGTGGGGGGAGCAGGCGAAGTAGTGTCGCTGGGTTTGGAAAAGGTGGTTGGGCAGCTGCTGCGGCTTCGGCGACTGGTGGTGGTAGCAGGTCGGGTGCGACGACGCCTGTAATGTACTTGCCTGCTGATGGGACTACAGGTTGGGAGGGATTCCAACCTGCCtccgccgccgccgccgctggagctggagctggtgggggaggagggggaggtGCAAGACAGTCGAGGTTCACCCCTTTACCTTCTGCGTCTTTACCTTCTTTCGACAAGCTCGTCAACTCTCCCAGCGTGTATGCTGGTGGTTCGATCGGTTCCCCTTCCAACGCCTCTGCGTCTGCGTCGCCCAATGACAATAACAATGGTAATGACAAAAGGGGGAAAAATGCGGTATCGTATTCATCGCCTAGCGAATATTCCCAGGCCTCTGGGTCGGATAACTTGCCCATACCGAGTCGGTCGTATGCGAAACACTATACCAGGAGCGATACCGCGAGCCAGAGCCAGAGCCAGAGCCAGAGCCCCCTCGAAGCTTCTCCCATCTATCCTTCACGGACCCCTTCACCTTTATCGTCACCGTCACCGTCACCGTCACCATCTCAACACTCTTCTCATGCAACATCTCCACCATTACCACCGAAATCACCTTTACGCCATTCCCACTCACCGATCCCCCCTTCTTCTGGTACTAGTACGATACGTCCCATAACGCCGACGCGCGGCGCAGGGTTCGAACCCCCCTCTTTCCTCCACCCCGACATCCTCACCGTCCTTCCAGAGATGACGCCCCAAGACTCTGAACGTCTCTACCGCCCGTCCCCCCCGCCTATTCTCACAGAGAGGAGCCGGTCAAGGTTGTCAATGTACAACCAGGATAATAGAGGGCAAGCGTCGCTTTCACGCTCGCATTCGAAAAGGTCGAGTATATTCAAAAGCTCAAAGAGTGAAGTAGGATACAAACACGGAAACGGACAAGGACAAGGGAGTGAGGtaggggaagaagatgatggattGGGTGAATTACCGTTACCGTCCATGATTAAACGATCAAAAAGCGCTGCTGGTGGGTATAGATTAGGAGGAAGCGTCGGGTCATCAAAGGGGGAAGGGAGTTGTTATGCTGATGGAGTGTTGATGGAATCGCATGGGAGGGATCAAGAGCATGCGTCAGGGTACAC CAATTTGATCTTACCTCTGGGCGCTTACAAACAATCACACCCGGCCAAACCAACACCTGACCTCGATGCGCGTATCCTCGGTCTTCCACACGCAAGCATGGCATCCATCACACTTCATTCTACATTCGATCACCATAACGCTACCCCGGCTCATCTTCGTGACCAGCTCCCGCCCCTTGTAGAATTTAGTTCTCACGCAAAGCCCCCGCAAGGAGGCAAGACGGGGAAAAACCAGGTGCTCGTACAGGTTTATGCGGTGGCGGTGGATCAACTGGATGTACGTGCTGTGGAcgaaaaaggaaaaggggaTGTCGGCAAGTATGTGCCTGGAAGAAGTTTTGTAGGGAGGGCGTTGGTCGTTGGTACAGATGAAAAGGAGGTGGTCAGAGGTGACGTCGTGATAGGTTTATTGGATATTCGCAAG AGCGGGGCATTGGCAGAGTACATTCTTGTCGATCGTCGACGTGTCTCCCGCGCACCATTCCCTACCCCGCTCACTCTCGAACAACTCTCGatccttcctctccaaGGCATTGCTGCAGCGCGATGCGTCCGTGGCTCGCTCAATCGCCAGTCCCGCGCCATTATCATCAACGCCCACACGGGTATCGCCGCACTCGTCTGCCAGGCAATGTCGCGCGCTGGTGTATCCGTGACGGCAATCATCTCTGGCGGGGACGATTCGCACGACGGTCATCAAAAATGTATTGAGAATGGAGCCAACGGCGTGCTCATGGGTTCCCCGGCGGCAGTGATGATTAATCTAGAGGAAAATGGATATGACTTTGTGTTTGATACGCAAGGTGGACAACGGGTGTATGACACTGCAAGAAGAGCATTGAAGAATGGCGGAAA ACTGGTATCGACCAAGCGTCCCGAAGCAACTTTGAACCACGTCCCTTCCCACATGGCTTCCCGCCCGTCGGGCATCAAGACATTGAAAACAGTGTTTGGTTCAAAACGCAAAGACTCAAAGTTCATCGTCTTTGAATATGTCTCTCCCATTGGGTCTGGTGAGCCAGAGATTGACGCCTCGGGGATGGACTATCGTGATGTGATGGAGGAGCCGTGTATGGCATTCTTCAAGCCAGTGCTGCAAGGCGAACATGCAGTCGTGCCCTTTGAAAGGGGAGCACAAGTCTTTAAACGTCAAGGATGGGATGAGTGTGGCGTGAGGGTCGTGAGGATTATCAATTAG